In Ostrea edulis chromosome 4, xbOstEdul1.1, whole genome shotgun sequence, a single window of DNA contains:
- the LOC125672453 gene encoding monocarboxylate transporter 12-like: MLEQEQDKASRKRHESRSSVSNLSTSSEGTSSSSDSSISMPPAPDGGYGWVIVLSAFFVMVISDGFTLSFGVLFTELSKVFKESKGVTSIIAALFYGIPLVCGPISSAIVTKLGCRKAQIIGGLITSAGILASAFVDSIGLICFTFGFVAGFGLSIGYVNSLVIVAYYFEKKRSLATGLSVCGSGIGTFVFAPFLEFLIEEYGWRGSFIILSAVTLNLVVCGALMRPLEFTPMEEWRRNLERFENMSRTISRASLHDRSRHVSNSEELSSDSENEGSVRIEQLSHSQVQLPTFIKKSRNIPIEMLSDIRKNGSNFQHSVKQYFQSLDTDNTTANNASNLDTSPNNKLMVTSDDHIVFANEDGNVTDQVVKRRRKKKQSGQKKNPSPQTIMQYYPLYRKDLFYRRSLTRFTTTPQIRSRSCPELHMEMLEDSSDEEDDDSCPLPRLLRLSKHIKKMFKLMFDFQIMRNPTFLLFVFSNFILYFWYDIPYVFLNDIAKEEGIENPAFIISTLGIVNTLGQIIYGFIGDKNIDLTLLYGVSIILSGLAVMVVPWFMSFIPLCVIAGLFGLFISANYALSTVILVEIVGIDKLTNSYGLTMMMQGLANIIGPPVAGLLYDMSGSYDHTFVAGGIFIAFSGLLLIFVPIGKCLKSLITRKHSISSRTPKQREILMENGECQENLVSSNAETSV, encoded by the exons ATGCTTGAACAGGAGCAAGATAAAGCATCAAGAAAACGCCATGAATCCAGGAGCAGTGTGTCAAACTTGTCTACCTCATCGGAGGGAACCTCCTCATCTAGCGACTCTTCCATTTCGATGCCCCCCGCTCCAGACGGGGGCTATGGCTGGGTAATTGTGCTCAGTGCATTCTTTGTGATGGTTATAAGTGATGGATTTACATTATCTTTTGGTGTACTTTTTACGGAGCTGTCGAAGGTCTTCAAAGAAAGTAAAGGTGTGACGTCTATTATTGCTGCCTTATTCTATGGAATCCCACTGGTGTGTGGACCTATATCCAGTGCTATTGTGACGAAATTAGGATGCAGGAAAGCCCAGATCATTGGAGGATTGATCACAAGTGCTGGCATCTTAGCCAGTGCTTTTGTGGATTCCATAGGCCTTATCTGTTTTACGTTTGGTTTTGTTGCCGGATTCGGTCTCTCCATTGGATATGTAAATTCATTAGTGATTGTGGCGTACTATTTTGAGAAGAAGCGATCCCTGGCGACTGGCCTGTCCGTTTGTGGATCTGGAATCGGTACATTTGTATTTGCTCCCTttctagagttcctcattgaggAGTATGGATGGAGAGGATCTTTCATCATTCTTAGTGCTGTAACTTTGAACTTGGTTGTTTGTGGAGCATTGATGAGGCCCTTGGAATTTACCCCAATGGAAGAATGGAGAAGAAATTTAGAGAGATTCGAAAATATGTCGAGAACAATTTCAAGAGCAAGTCTGCATGATAGAAGTCGTCATGTTAGTAATTCAGAAGAGCTGAGCTCGGATAGTGAAAATGAAGGTTCAGTTCGGATAGAGCAGCTTAGCCATTCTCAGGTACAACTTCCAACTTTTATAAAGAAATCCAGAAATATTCCTATCGAAATGTTAAGCGACATCCGAAAAAATGGCAGCAATTTTCAGCATAGTGTGAAACAATACTTTCAAAGCTTGGATACTGACAACACCACAGCAAATAATGCATCTAATCTGGACACGTCACCCAACAACAAATTAATGGTCACTAGTGATgatcatattgtttttgctaaTGAAGATGGGAATGTTACAGATCAAGTGGTCAAGAGAAGGCGCAAGAAAAAACAGAGTGGCCAGAAAAAGAACCCTTCTCCTCAGACAATCATGCAATACTATCCATTGTATAGAAAAGACCTGTTTTATAGGAGAAGTTTGACAAGATTCACAACCACTCCTCAGATCCGGTCCAGAAGCTGTCCAGAACTACACATGGAGATGTTAGAGGACAGTTCTGATGAAGAAGATGATGACAGTTGTCCTTTGCCAAGGCTTCTGCGATTATCTAAACACATCAAGAAAATGTTTAAGTTGATGTTTGATTTCCAGATCATGAGAAATCCCACTTTCCTTCTCTTTGTGTTTTCTAACTTCATATTGTACTTCTGGTATGATATTCCATACGTGTTTCTGAATGACATTGCTAAAGAAGAAGGCATAGAAAATCCGGCTTTCATAATTTCGACTCTTGGAATTGTGAATACCCTAGGACAGATTATATATGGATTTATAGGGGACAAAAATATAGATCTGACATTGCTTTATGGCGTGTCCATCATCCTCTCAGGCTTGGCTGTGATGGTTGTGCCATGGTTCATGTCTTTCATACCACTATGTGTAATAGCAGGTCTTTTTGGATTATTTATCAGTGCCAACTATGCATTGAGTACTGTGATTCTGGTGGAAATTGTTGGAATTGACAAGCTGACCAATTCCTATGGACTGACCATGATGATGCAGGGACTGGCCAATATAATAGGCCCCCCTGTAGCTG GTTTGCTTTATGACATGTCGGGATCCTATGACCATACCTTTGTAGCTGGAGGGATCTTCATTGCATTTTCTGGTCTTCTATTGATCTTCGTGCCAATTGGAAAATGTCTGAAATCTCTTATTACGAGAAAACACTCTATCAGCAGTAGAACTCCAAAACAGCGAGAGATTCTGATGGAGAATGGAGAATGCCAGGAAAACTTGGTTTCTTCAAACGCAGAAACTTCTGTTTAA